CGCACAGATGCTGCAAGTGCTGCATGACTTGAACCATCCGCACTTACGGTTGCAATACGATATTTACCACATGAGCCGGATGGGCGAGGATTGCGCCGAATTTTTGCGTTGCCATATCGACCGGATCGGCCATATCCAGTTCGCCGATTGTCCGGGGCGGGCGCAACCCGGCAGCGGCAGCGTCGATTTTCCGGTTTTGTTCCAAATTATCCGCGATTCGGCTTATTCCGGCTGGACCGGCGCCGAATACCGTCCCGGCGCAGCGACCGCCGATAGCCTGGCTTGGCTGAAAAGCTACGCGGCAAGCGGAAGCGGCACGGTATAATCGCGCATCCTGTTTTTTGATCGACCTGCGTATGTCCAAGCATAACTTCACGATTCACCATGCCAGCCTCATCGTTTCCGACACCGAGCAGTCGTTGCAATTTTATCGGGACGTGCTCGACATGCAGCCCATAGAACGGCCGCCACTGCCGTTTCCGGGCGCCTGGCTGGCGATCGGCGACCAGCAGATACATTTGCTGGAGCTGGAAAACCCCGACCCGACCAGCGGCCGGCCGGCGCACGGTGGCCGCGACCGCCATGTGGCGATGCATATCGATTCGGTTGACGTGTTACGCAACGATTTGGATGCGGCCGGCGTCGCCTATACCCTGAGCATTTCCGGGCGGCGGGCTTTATTTTGCCGAGATCGCGACGGCAATGCGCTGGAGTTCATCGAGCGGGTTTGAGCGTATGCGATCCGGGCGTATTCTGTACGGCGGTTTGGCGATAGCCAGTTTGGCGATGCTGTTATTCGTTGCCGGTTTTTTTTGTTTTCGGCTTGGCTTGGCTTTGCTGGCCGGTCTTTTTTACGCGGTAGCCGGCAAGTTTCTGTTATTGGCCTTCGTCGGTCTGGGTTTATTTGGCCTGTTTGCCCTGGCAAAAGCGCTGTATCGGCAGTTGTGCGGCTATTTCCGGCGCGACGTTACGGAAATGCGTTGCTGGTTTGCGCTGCGTAACCAAGTTCGAGACGCCGGTTTGCGTGCCGCCGCGGAGGCACGGCAATTGCATTACCGCATGCAACTCCAACGCGGCCGGCTCGCGGCTGCAAACCACCGCAAGCATCTGCAGCAATTGTGCCAGGCAATCGATGGCGAATTGGCATCGGTCCGCAATCGTCTGCCCGCCGCGACTTATAAATCCCTACGTAAATCGCTGCGGCGGCATTACAAACAGGCGGATGCGGCCGCCATGCTGGCTTTGCGCAACCAATTGCCATGTCTGTGATACGGCGCTGGTTAGCGGAAGCCTTGGGATTTTATCGGCGTAGCGCCGACGATCAGCTGCATTGGCGCTTGTCCAGGCAGGGCGACCTGGCGCAACTGCGCCGGGAGCAGGCCTTGGCCGAGCAGGCGCTGGTGGCGGAACTGAAACAACGCAGCCAGCAGTTGGCCCACGAACTGGCCTTGAACAAGGCGCGCAACAATAACGAATTGGCGATGCTGAAGACCCGATGCCGGCAGGACTTGCAGGATTACCAGCAATATCTGCAATCGCTCGATAAACTGAAAGACTCGCTTCGCCGCAGCTATGCGCATTTGCCGGAGGCGGTTGCGTTTACCATCCACCACCACGCCAAGCAGTTGTTGAATCGGATGTGGGAAGCCGACGAGCCGCAGCAGAAATTGAAAATAGAAATGCAATTGCTGCAATTCATGGCGGCCGTGCACGAAGACAGCCGGGCGTCGTTGCAGTCGGATGCGGTGGAAGGCCTGCCGCAACGGGCGTTGGCCTGTATCGACGCCGATTTTGAAAATCAAATCGGCTGAAAGTACTCCTCGATATCCTTAATCAGCTTCTTGTTCAGCGCGAACATCACCACGTGATCGCCTTCGGCGAACACCGTGTCGTGGTGCACCGGAATTACTTCCTTTTCTCGAATCAATGCGCCGAGAATCACGCCGTCGGGCAAGTTGACCTGGTCCACCCTAAGGCCGACCACAGAAGACGAGTTCTTGCTGCGGTGGGCAATGGCTTCGATGGCTTCGGCGCTGCCGCCGCAAACCGAGCTGACGCCGACCACGTCGCCTTTGCGGACGTGTTTCAGAATGCCGCCCAGCGTTTCCAGCTTGGGTTGAATCGCCAGATCGATATCGCTGCCGTCCAACAGCTTTAAATAAGAGTTGTTATTGACCAGACAGATCGACTTTTTTGCGCCCAGTTTTTTGGCCAGGCCGGCGGAAATCAGGTTGATGCCGTCGTTATTGGTAATGGCGCAGAACAAATCGATGTTTTCGATCATTTCTTCCTGCAGCAACGATTCGTCGGTACAGTCGCCGTGCAAAATCAAGGTATGGCGCAGATCGTTGGCGATTTCCCGAGCCCGGTTGATGTCCTTCTCGATGATTTTGACGTGGTAATTGTGCTGCAAAGCAATGCCCAGGCGTTTGCCGACGTGGCCGCCGCCGGCCAACATGATGGTCTTGATCGGCGATTCCAGTTTGTGCAGGTCGATCAAGGTTTTCAGGACTTTTTCGCGCGGGCAGACGAAAAACACCTCGTCCCCGGTGGCAATGACTGCCTCGCCATTGACTGGAATCGCCTTGCCGTCGCGGAAGATCGCTGCAACCCGGATCATGCTGTCGGCCAATTTCTCCTTGACGGCTTGAATGCGTTTGCCGGTCAGGAAGCCGGTCGGCACGACCCGGATCGAAAATAGCCGGACCAAACCGTCGGCGAATTCCGATACGTGCAGGGCGCCGGGATATTTGATCAGGTTGTGGATGGATTCGGTGACGACTTGTTCCGGGCTGATGACGATATCGATGCCGCCCGGTTCGAATAATTGCGGATGGTTCAGGAAGTCGATTGCCCGTACCCTGGCGATGGTTTTCGGTTTGCTGTACAGCGTGTTGATTACCTGGCAGGCCAGCATGTTGGTTTCGTCGCGGTCGGTGACAGCAATCACCATGTCGGCGTCGCGGATGCCGGCCTGTTCCAAAATGCTGGGATGGGCGGCGTTGCCTTCGATGGTGGCGATATCGAGGCGGCCTTTCAACTCCGTCAACAGGTTGGGGTTTTTGTCGATGACGACAATATCGTTCTCTTCGCTGGCCAATGCGCCGGCAACCGATGAGCCGGTTACGCCGGCACCTAGTATCACTATTTTCATAAAACTCAACGCCGGAAATATGGGCTTGTAGGATATTTTCCGCGAGAACGAACGCCTGTTGGGTTAAAGGCCGCGGATTATACGCCGATCGCTGGGCATGTCCACGGCAAAACCGAGGCCTGGTGTCCGTTCGACTCGCTGCCGGCGTCGCGGCCGAGCGCTCAAGCGCAATAGCGGACAAACGCATCCATCGCGGCGGCCGGTCCACTGCGTTAGCCTTGTTTTCTGGTCATCGCCGCCGCATAACGTTTATAATCGCAAACTTTGGTTCACTCTCACACTGGAAGTATCATGCTGGGTAAGCTGGTTAAAATGGTAGTTGGCAGCCGCAACGACAGGCTGGTCAAGAAGAAACGCAAGCTGGTCAAGAAAGTCAATGCGCTGGCCGCCGAGTACGAAAAATTATCCGACGCCGCTTTGCAAGGCAAAACTCAGGAGTTCCGCGACCGCCTGGCCCAGGGCGAAAAACTCGACGATTTGTTACCGGAAGCGTTCGCCGCGGTCCGCGAAGCTTCCACCCGCGTGTTCGGCATGCGCCATTTCGACGTGCAGTTGATCGGCGGTATGGTGTTGCACAGCGGCAAGATCGCCGAGATGAAAACCGGTGAGGGTAAAACCCTGATGGCGACCTTGGCGGCGTACTTGAACGCATTGCCCGGCAAAGGCGTTCACGTGGTCACGGTCAACGATTACCTGGCGCGGCGCGACGCCGAATGGATGGGCCGGCTATACGGATTTCTGGGCTTGACCACTGGCGTCATCGTCAGCGATTTGACTCACGAACAGCGTAAATCGGCATATGCCGCCGACATCACCTACGGCACCAATAACGAATTCGGTTTCGACTATCTGCGCGACAACATGGCGTTCAGTCTGGAACAGAAAGTCCAGCGCGAGCTGCATTTTGCCATCGTCGACGAGGTGGACTCTATCCTGATCGACGAGGCCAGAACGCCGTTGATTATCTCCGGCCAAGCCGAGGGCAGTACCGACATTTACTTGACCACCAACAGCATCATCCCGTACCTGACCAAACAGGAAAAGGCCGAAGATCCGGAGCAGCAGGACAAAATGCCGGGCGATTACGCGGTCGATGAAAAGCAGCGGCAAATCCATTTGACCGAAGCCGGTTACGAAAATGTCGAACGCTTGCTCCACGAGCAAGGCTTGATTCCGGAAGGCTCCACCTTGTACGACCCGGTCAACATCCGCTTGATGCACTACCTGAACGCATCGTTGCGGGCGCATGTGCTGTTTCAGCGCGATGTCGATTACGTGGTCAAAGACGGCCAAGTCATCATCGTCGACGAATTCACCGGCCGGATGATGATGGGCCGGCGCTGGTCCGAGGGCTTGCACCAGGCGATGGAGGCCAAGGAAGGGGTGCCGATTCAAAACGAGAACCAGACCCTGGCTTCGATTACCTTCCAGAACTATTTTCGCCTGTACCACAAGCTGTCCGGCATGACCGGTACCGCCGATACCGAAGCGTTCGAGTTGAACAAAATCTACGGCTTGGAAGTAGTCGTGATTCCGACCCATCGGCCGATGATCCGCAAGGATATGGGCGACTTGGTCTACCTGTCGGCTCGCGAGAAATACAAAGCCGTAATCGAAGATATCAAGGATTGTACCAAACGCGGCCAACCGGTCTTGGTCGGTACCACGTCGATCGAAAATTCCGAACGGATTTCGGCGATGCTGCGCGAGCAGGGTATCAAGCACGAAGTTCTGAACGCGAAACAACACGAGCGCGAAGCTCACATCATCGAAATGGCCGGGTTGCCCGGTGCAGTGACAATTGCGACCAACATGGCCGGCCGCGGTACCGACATCGTCTTGGGCGGCAATTTGAATGCCGAGCTCGAAGCGTTGGGGCCGGATGCCAGCGAAGCCGACAAGGAACGCGTGCGCGGCGCCTGGCTGGATCGGCACGAGCAAGTCCTGGCCAGCGGCGGTCTGCACGTGATCGGTTCCGAACGCCACGAATCGCGGCGGATCGACAACCAGTTGCGCGGCCGTTCCGGCCGGCAGGGCGATCCCGGTTCCACCCGGTTTTATTTGTCGCTGGAAGACGATTTGATGCGGATTTTCGCCTCGGAACGGGTAGCGTCTCTGATGCAAAAGTTGGGCATGGAAGAGGGCGAGGCCATCGAGCATCCCTGGGTGACGCGTTCAATCGAAAGCGCGCAGCGCAAGGTCGAGAACCGCAACTTCGATATCCGTAAGGAAATTCTGGCCTACGACGACGTTGCCAATGACCAACGGAAAGTCATTTACGCCCAACGCAACGAGTTGATGGCGGCGGAAGATATCAGCGACATCATCACCGCGATTCGCGCCGACGTGTTGAACGACGCGATCACGCAATTCATCCCGCCGAAAACGATGGAAGAACAGTGGGACGTGCGCGGCCTGGAAGCTCATCTGCAGCAGGAATTCCATTTGCAATTCCCTCTGGCTGAGTGGCTGGATGCCGACCGCAGCTTGAACGAGCAGAAATTGCGCCAGTTGATCGTCGATAAGGCCGCCGAGGAAAGCCTGCGCCGCGAACAAACCGTCGGCACCCAAGTCATGCGCCATTTCGAGAAATCGGTGATGTTGCAAGTGCTGGACAACGCTTGGAAAGAACACTTGGCGGCCATGGACCAATTGCGCCAAGGCATCCATTTCCGCGGTTATGCGCAAAAGGATCCGAAGCAGGAGTACAAGCGCGAATCTTTCCAAATGTTCAACAGCTTGCTGGACCATATCAAGCACGAAGTCGTGACGATTTTGGCTCGGGTGCAAATTGCGCGGGAAGAGGACGTACAGGCTATCGACGAGCAGCGCCAGACACCGCAGGAAATGCATTTCGAACACGCCGAGGCGCAATCGGTATTCGAAGACACTTCGGAGGCGCAAGTCGAGGCGGAGCCGGAAACCGGTTCGGCGGAACAACCTTTCGTGCGCCATGGCGCCAAGGTCGGCCGTAACGACCCCTGTCCCTGCGGATCGGGCAAAAAGTACAAGCAGTGCCATGGTAAGCTCGATTGATCGTGGTTGCGGTGCCGCTTAAGTGGCGGCGCCGCTCAGAATCGGTGCCCGGAGTTTAGAAGTCGGCTCGCCGTTGCCAATCCCGCGGCACCAGGCTTAATCGTCCACTAGTTCCAAAGGTAATCACTATGCCGCATAGAGTTTTTCATAAAAGCAGTCCCGCCGCCGATATCACCAAACTGCCGAAACTCGGCATGGAAAAGAAGCATTTAATCGCCGATTTCAAGCATTACTACAGCCACCGGCTCGGTCGCGACGAAAATTGCCGCTCGCCCCATTACGCCTACGAGGCGCTATCGCTGGCCATCAGCGACCGCTTGGTGGAACGTTGGAAAAAGACCTACAACGTTTACCGCGATTCGGATTGTAAAAAAGCCTTTTACTTATCGATGGAATTTCTGATCGGCCGATCCCTGAGCAACGCGATGTTGAATCTGGGCGTCGATACCGTCGTCAAACAGGCTTTGTACGATTTGGGTCTGGAGATGGAAGAACTGGTGGAAAGCGAGCCGGATGCCGGTTTGGGCAACGGCGGTTTGGGCCGGTTGGCAGCCTGTTTTATCGATAGTTGCGCCACCTTGCAATTGCCGGTTACCGGCTACGGATTGCGCTACGAATACGGCATGTTTTCCCAGCAAATCGTCAACGGCGAGCAGGTCGAGCGCCCCGACCACTGGTTAAGGATGGGCAACGTCTGGGAAATCGAGCGTCCGGAATACATGCACCGGATCAAATTCGGCGGCCGCACCCAAAGTCATATCGACGAAAAAGGCCATAAGCGTACCAGTTGGATCGAAACCCACGACGTGTTGGCCATGCCTTACGATACGCCGGTGCCGGGTTACAAAAACGGCACGGTCAATACCTTGCGGCTATGGAAAGCCATCGCGACCGAAGAATTCAATCTGCAGGAATTCAATGCCGGCGACTATGCCGAGGCCGTCGCCGAAAAAAATACCGCGGAAAACATCACGATGGTGTTGTATCCGAACGATGCCAACGAGAACGGCAAGGCCTTGCGCTTGCAACAACAGTATTTGTTGGCTTCCGCTAGTCTGCAGGACGTGATTGCCAACTGGGTCGGCCGGCACGGCAACAATTTTGCCAAATTCGCCGAGAAAAATTGTTTTCAGCTCAACGACACCCATCCCAGCATCGCCGTCGCCGAATTAATGCGTTTATTGATGGATATTCACGGCCTGTCCTGGAAAGAGGCCTGGAACATCACGCGCAGTACCATGGCCTATACCAACCACACGCTGTTGCCGGAAGCGTTGGAAAAATGGTCGGTCCGGCTGATGCAAACCCTGTTGCCGCGCTTGATGGAGATCATCTTCGACATCAACGCCCATTTCATGGCCGAGGTTTCGGCGCGCTGGCCGGGAGACGGTCCGCGGATGGCGCGGATGTCGATTATTGAAGAGGGGCCGGAAAAACAAGTGCGGATGGCCTTCCTTGCTATCGTCGGCAGTTTTTCGGTCAACGGTGTCGCCGAACTGCATTCCAAATTGTTGAAGGAAGGCCTGTTCAAGGATTTTTACGAATTATGGCCGAATAAATTCAACAACAAAACCAATGGCGTAACGCCACGGCGTTGGCTGGCCGGCTGCAATCCGGAACTGGCGGAATTGATCACCGAAACCATAGGCGACGCCTGGGTCACCGATTTGTCGCAATTGGCCAAATTACGGCCCTATGCGGAGGATGCCGCATTTCGCCAGAAATGGTACGAACTGAACCGCGCCAGCAAACAACGGCTGGTCGATTACAAGAAAGAAGAGCACGACATCGAAATCAACGTCGACGCATTGTTCGACGTGCAGGTCAAACGCATCCACGAGTACAAACGCCAGATTCTGAACGTGTTGCACGTGATTCATCTGTACGACCGGATCAAACGCGGCGATAGCGCGAACTGGGTCGACCGTTGCGTGCTGATCGGCGGCAAGGCGGCACCCGGCTATGTGATGGCCAAGAAAATCATCAAATTGATCAACAACGTGGCCAACGTGATCAACGACGACCCCGATGTCGGCGACAAACTGAAACTGGTGTTCATGCCGAATTACTGCGTCTCGGCCATGGAAAAAATTTGCCCCGGCGCCGATCTGTCCGAGCAGATTTCGACGGCCGGCAAAGAAGCCTCAGGGACCGGTAACATGAAGTTCATGATGAACGGCGCCTTGACGATAGGTACGCTGGACGGTGCCAACATCGAGATTCGCGAAGAAGTCGGCGCCGAGAATTTCTTCCTGTTCGGTCTGACCGAAGCGGAAGTGGAAGCCTTGCGCCCGCATTACGATCCGCAATCCTATATTAATCAGGATACCGATTTGCAGGGCGTGATGCGCTTGCTGGAATGCGGCCATTTCAACCAGTTCGAGCCGGGCATCTTCGACGACATTATCGGTTCGATCAAAAGTCCGCACGACCCATGGATGACGATCGCCGATTTCCGCAGCTATATCGATGCTCAGCGCCGGGTGGATTTGGCCTACCGCGACCAGGAACGCTGGACCAAAATGAGCATTATCAACACTGCCGCCAGCGGCAAGTTTTCCACCGACCGTACCATCAGCGAATACAACCGGGATATCTGGAAGCTGGCACCGGTCAAGGTGGAAAACTGACG
Above is a window of Methylomonas koyamae DNA encoding:
- a CDS encoding VOC family protein, translated to MSKHNFTIHHASLIVSDTEQSLQFYRDVLDMQPIERPPLPFPGAWLAIGDQQIHLLELENPDPTSGRPAHGGRDRHVAMHIDSVDVLRNDLDAAGVAYTLSISGRRALFCRDRDGNALEFIERV
- the trkA gene encoding Trk system potassium transporter TrkA, producing MKIVILGAGVTGSSVAGALASEENDIVVIDKNPNLLTELKGRLDIATIEGNAAHPSILEQAGIRDADMVIAVTDRDETNMLACQVINTLYSKPKTIARVRAIDFLNHPQLFEPGGIDIVISPEQVVTESIHNLIKYPGALHVSEFADGLVRLFSIRVVPTGFLTGKRIQAVKEKLADSMIRVAAIFRDGKAIPVNGEAVIATGDEVFFVCPREKVLKTLIDLHKLESPIKTIMLAGGGHVGKRLGIALQHNYHVKIIEKDINRAREIANDLRHTLILHGDCTDESLLQEEMIENIDLFCAITNNDGINLISAGLAKKLGAKKSICLVNNNSYLKLLDGSDIDLAIQPKLETLGGILKHVRKGDVVGVSSVCGGSAEAIEAIAHRSKNSSSVVGLRVDQVNLPDGVILGALIREKEVIPVHHDTVFAEGDHVVMFALNKKLIKDIEEYFQPI
- the secA gene encoding preprotein translocase subunit SecA, with translation MLGKLVKMVVGSRNDRLVKKKRKLVKKVNALAAEYEKLSDAALQGKTQEFRDRLAQGEKLDDLLPEAFAAVREASTRVFGMRHFDVQLIGGMVLHSGKIAEMKTGEGKTLMATLAAYLNALPGKGVHVVTVNDYLARRDAEWMGRLYGFLGLTTGVIVSDLTHEQRKSAYAADITYGTNNEFGFDYLRDNMAFSLEQKVQRELHFAIVDEVDSILIDEARTPLIISGQAEGSTDIYLTTNSIIPYLTKQEKAEDPEQQDKMPGDYAVDEKQRQIHLTEAGYENVERLLHEQGLIPEGSTLYDPVNIRLMHYLNASLRAHVLFQRDVDYVVKDGQVIIVDEFTGRMMMGRRWSEGLHQAMEAKEGVPIQNENQTLASITFQNYFRLYHKLSGMTGTADTEAFELNKIYGLEVVVIPTHRPMIRKDMGDLVYLSAREKYKAVIEDIKDCTKRGQPVLVGTTSIENSERISAMLREQGIKHEVLNAKQHEREAHIIEMAGLPGAVTIATNMAGRGTDIVLGGNLNAELEALGPDASEADKERVRGAWLDRHEQVLASGGLHVIGSERHESRRIDNQLRGRSGRQGDPGSTRFYLSLEDDLMRIFASERVASLMQKLGMEEGEAIEHPWVTRSIESAQRKVENRNFDIRKEILAYDDVANDQRKVIYAQRNELMAAEDISDIITAIRADVLNDAITQFIPPKTMEEQWDVRGLEAHLQQEFHLQFPLAEWLDADRSLNEQKLRQLIVDKAAEESLRREQTVGTQVMRHFEKSVMLQVLDNAWKEHLAAMDQLRQGIHFRGYAQKDPKQEYKRESFQMFNSLLDHIKHEVVTILARVQIAREEDVQAIDEQRQTPQEMHFEHAEAQSVFEDTSEAQVEAEPETGSAEQPFVRHGAKVGRNDPCPCGSGKKYKQCHGKLD
- a CDS encoding glycogen/starch/alpha-glucan phosphorylase; the protein is MPHRVFHKSSPAADITKLPKLGMEKKHLIADFKHYYSHRLGRDENCRSPHYAYEALSLAISDRLVERWKKTYNVYRDSDCKKAFYLSMEFLIGRSLSNAMLNLGVDTVVKQALYDLGLEMEELVESEPDAGLGNGGLGRLAACFIDSCATLQLPVTGYGLRYEYGMFSQQIVNGEQVERPDHWLRMGNVWEIERPEYMHRIKFGGRTQSHIDEKGHKRTSWIETHDVLAMPYDTPVPGYKNGTVNTLRLWKAIATEEFNLQEFNAGDYAEAVAEKNTAENITMVLYPNDANENGKALRLQQQYLLASASLQDVIANWVGRHGNNFAKFAEKNCFQLNDTHPSIAVAELMRLLMDIHGLSWKEAWNITRSTMAYTNHTLLPEALEKWSVRLMQTLLPRLMEIIFDINAHFMAEVSARWPGDGPRMARMSIIEEGPEKQVRMAFLAIVGSFSVNGVAELHSKLLKEGLFKDFYELWPNKFNNKTNGVTPRRWLAGCNPELAELITETIGDAWVTDLSQLAKLRPYAEDAAFRQKWYELNRASKQRLVDYKKEEHDIEINVDALFDVQVKRIHEYKRQILNVLHVIHLYDRIKRGDSANWVDRCVLIGGKAAPGYVMAKKIIKLINNVANVINDDPDVGDKLKLVFMPNYCVSAMEKICPGADLSEQISTAGKEASGTGNMKFMMNGALTIGTLDGANIEIREEVGAENFFLFGLTEAEVEALRPHYDPQSYINQDTDLQGVMRLLECGHFNQFEPGIFDDIIGSIKSPHDPWMTIADFRSYIDAQRRVDLAYRDQERWTKMSIINTAASGKFSTDRTISEYNRDIWKLAPVKVEN